Below is a genomic region from Hyalangium minutum.
TCACGCGCGTCAGCAAGGACATTGCGATCGCCGTGAAGGCCGGGGGCCCGAACCCGGACAGCAACCCGGCCCTGCGCCGCGCCCTCCAGAACGCGCGCGCCGCCAACATGCCCAAGGACAAGGTCGAGGGTGCCATCAAGCGCGCCAGCGGCCAGGACGCGGCCAGCTATGATGTCGTCCTCTACGAGGGCTATGCCCCCCACGGTGTCGCTGTGATTGTCGAAACGGCCACTGACAACGTCGTCCGGACCGTCGCCAACGTGCGCATGCGCTTCAAGCGCAACGAAGGCAGCATGGGCAACACGGGCAGCGTGGCCTTCCAGTTCAAGCGCATGGGCGTCTTCCGGCTGAGCCCCGAGGGCGTGGATCAGGAGGCCTTGGAGCTGGACCTGATCGACCACGGGCTCGAGGAGATGGGCGAGGGCACCGGCGAGAAGGGCGAGAAGCAGATCGTCATCCGCTGCGCCTTCAACGACTTCGGCAAGCTGCAGTCGGCCATCGAAGCGCGCGGCCTCACGGTGGTGTCCGCGGACTCGGAGTACATCCCGACGACCCCCGTGGAGCTCCCCGAGGACAAGGCGACCGAGGTCCTCAAGCTCGTGGACGATCTCGAGCAGGACGAAGACGTGCAGCGCGTCTTCCACAACCTCGGCTGATCGCCCTGCCCTGCCCCTCCCGGGGCCTCAGCGCAGTTGCATGATGACCTGCACCAGCGCCAGGGCCTCGGTGACGGACTGCCAGACCTGCATGGCCTTCAGGTCTTCCTCGCCGGACTGGAGGCTGCGCTTCGCGGCGCGCTCCAGGGGCTCCAGGGCCGCCTGGATGAGCGCCACCTGCCTCGGGAGATCCACCGGAATGGGCGCGGAGGCGGCTCGCTGCAGCGCGGGCGCCATCTGCACCTGGCGCTCCGACATGGCCGCCACCGCCTTCGTGAGCTGCTCCATATAAGGACCCAGGTCCGGAGGCGGAGCCGCAGCCGCCGGGGCAGCCGCCGGAGCCTGGATCGAGCGCTCGGCCAGGGCCTTCATCACCTTCGCCAGGTGCTGGAGGTACGGCGTCAGATCCGTTCCCGAAGTCACATTCACCACCGGTGCGGGCGGCGGCGTCTCCTTCACCTCGCGGGCCACCTTCGCCACCTCGAGCACGGCTTCGCGCAGCGCCTCCAGGCGCGGCGTCACGGTCGCCACGGGATCCGGACCGGGCTTTCGCTCCTGCTGGCCCTTGCGCACCGTCTCCGCGGCCTGAGAGACGGCCTGTCCCACCACGCCCAGCTGCTCCTCGATGGCGCTGAGCTGGCCTGTCACGCGAGCGACCGGATCGTCCTCCTTGCCGCCCATGCGCTTGATGCGCGCGAAGCCCTGCTTGATCTCCTCCCAGCGCTTCGACTTCTCCGGAGTGAGCCGCCCGCGCATCTCGGACAGCTTGAGCAGGTTCTGCTCCGCCGCCGTGGTGAGCGTCTGGGACTCGCCCTGGTAGTGGTCGTCGATGAGCCGCTCCAGCTCCTCGTCGGTCATCGCCGCGACCACCTTCTCGGCGAGCTTGTTCATGTTGCGGTAGCTGCCCTGGAGCTTGAACGCGGGCTCGCTGCGGAAGCGCTCGTCCTGCGCCGCCGAGGCGATGTACTGCAGGTTCACCTTCAGCAGCACCTTCTGCACCCGGAACAGCCGCTCCAGCACCGCGGTGATCTCCTGGATCTCCGCCGCCGCGTAGCCGTACGAGAGCTCGCCCGTGTTCACCTCTTCGCCGCGCGACATCCGGATGAACTTGTGGATGTCACCCTGATCGCGCGTGGCCAGCGGGGCCAGCGCCGAGTTCGAGGTGAGCGAGTTCTCGATGTAGCTGAGCGAGAACAGATCCTCCTTGCCGTCGAGGATGTCGCCCAGGTTGTACGTGTCGGCGCGGTTGGCGAGCATGTCCGGGATCTTGAAGCGCTCGCCCGTCTCCGTGTACGGGTTGCCGGCCATCACCACGCAGAACTTCTTGCCGCGCAGGTCATACGTGCGCGTGCGGCCGTTCCAGACGCCCTCGATGCGGCGCTGTCCGTCGCACAGCGAGATGAACTTCTGCAGCAGCTCCGAGTCCGTGTGCTGGATGTCGTCGAGGTAGAGCATCACGTTGTTGCCCATCTCGAAGGACAGGTTGATGCGCTCCACCTCCTGGCGGGCGGTGGCGTTGGGCGCCTCCGCCGGATCCAGCGACTTCACCGAGTGCCCCAGCGCCGGGCCGTTCACCTTCACGAAGGTCAGCCCGAGCCGGCTCGCGACATACTCCATGAGCGTCGTCTTGCCGTAGCCGGGAGGCGACATGAGCAGCAGCATGCCCATGCGATCCGTGCGCTTGTTCTCTCCCGCCGCGCCGAGCTGCTTGGCCAGGTTGGCGCCGATGAGCGGCAGGTACACGCCGTCGATCAGCTGGTTGCGCACGAAGGACGTGAGCACCTTGGGGCTCAGCTCCTCCAGCCGCAGCTTCCGGCGCTCGCGCTCCAGCAAGTCCCGCAGCAGGCCACGGTAGGCGTGGTAGGCCGGCACCCGGAGCTGGCGGAACTCGCCCAGCCGCGCCAGGAACTCGTCCAGGCGCAGCATCATCTTGCGGTCTGTGATGCGCGGGTGCTGGCCGAGCAGTCCGGTCACCTCCAGCGAGGTGAGCGCGCCCGCCTCCTGGCGATCCAGCTTGCGCTCCGTGAGCAGCAGCACGGCGGCCTCCGCGGCCACGTGCGCCGCGTCCCCTGCCCCACCCTCGCGCTGCGCCAGGTACGCGTCCACCCAGGCCCGGGCAATGCGCAGGCGCTCGGGCAGGTTCTTCTCCAGGCCCCGCAGATCGTCCTCGAAGGCCGGGCGGTTCCCCTTCCGGTCCAGCTGGCCGAGGAACGCATCCTTGACCGCCACGGCCTCGGCGCTGGTGGTGAAGCGCGGCCGCTCCGCTCCCAGTTCCTCCACGAGGTAGCGCCCGGCCTGCCGGGCCTCCGCGATCGAGTGAGCGATCTTGTTCGCCGTGAGGAAGGCCCCCACGTGATCGCCCAGCTCGTTGCCCAGCACCGTCAGCTCCGCCGCGCTGGAGAACACCGAGCGCAGGCGGGCCAGGCTGCGCGCCCGGCGGTGGAGAATGGTACGGGCCGCGTCGTCCGAGTCGAAGGCCCAGTACAGCGCCGCCCAGGCCCGAGGCGTGGGAGCGAAGCGCAGCAGCCCCGCGCCCTTGTGCAGCGTCAGCAGCTTCTCGAGGATGGCGGCGGCGTCCGAGTCGTGGATGCCGCGCTCGTAGCCCTCATCGAACTTCTCGGCCGAGTACGCGCGCACGCGCTCCAGCAAGGTGCCATCGGCGGCGGACTCGTGCAGAGCCAGGAGGCTCACGCTGCTCCGGCCCTCCTCCACGTCCGCGAGCATGTTGGAAGCCAGATACTCCGAGCGGTACACCTCGCGCGTCTCGGAGACGAGGTGCTGATCCCAGAGTTCCTTGTACTTCTCCAGCTCCGGATCCTCGAGGCGCTGGGCGTAGTCCGTGCCGGTGAGCTGCAAGTAGAGCACGCCGTCGCGCGGCAGCAGCGTCAGCTCCAGCGGCTGGGTGTTGACGTTGAAGCGGTACTTCCCGAACTTGATGACGGACTGGCCGTCCTCGAAGAGATCCTGGCGATCGCGCAGGGCCCGCAGCGCGTCCTGGCGTGCGCTCTTCACGCGCGAGAGCACCTCGTCCGCGCGGACGCTGTCCTGCAGCTCCATCAGCTGCTCGGAGAGCTGGCGCAGCTTCTGGACCATGGTGTCGGACGCGAAGTACGTGTTCAGCTCGTCGTCCGACTTGAAGCTCTTGGCCCGGCGCTGCACGCCCACGAGGATGCGCTCGGCGGCGCTGAACAGGTTCTGCGCGCGGCGCTGGCGCTCGTCCACCAGTGCCTGCTTCTTCGCCCCGAAGGCCTCGATCAGCTCCTCGCGCTTCTGGGTGATGGGGCCGAGGAACTCGTCGAACTCACCGAAGCGGCCCTCCAGCTCCTCGAGCTGGACGGTGATGCGCGACATGCCCTCGTCGCACTTCTCCGGCGTGTCCGCCACGGACAGGCCACTCTCGATGTTCTGCGCGAGCAGCTTGAACTGGGCGCCGAACTCCGCGCGCTTCTCGCGGCCCACCAGCTCCTTGCGCTTCACCTGGAGCCCGGCGCGCACCCGGTTCAGCCGGGAGAACAGCTCGGAGACCCCTTCCAGGATCTTCGCGCGGGCCAGCGGATCGCCCACCTGGAGCCCACCCACCACCTCGCCCAGCACCTCCAGGCCCTTGCCCACCTTCTCGATGTCCTCGGCGAGCGGGGCCAGCTCTGACGTGGTCTGCACCGGCTCCAGCCTGCCCAGCAGCACGTCCAGGCGATCGCCCACGGGCTGGAGCGCCTCGCCCTTCTGGAAGAAGTTCACACAGTCGGCGCTGACGCGGTCCGTCTCCTCGACGACCTGCTTCTCCAGCGCCTCCACCCGCGAGAGCTCGATGTAGCGGATCTCCTTGAGGCTGATGAGGTGGCCGCGCTGCTGACGCAGCTCGGTGAGGGCCTGCATGTAGGCCTCGGCGTTCGTCAGCTCCTCGGGCCGCACCTTCAGCACCAGCGCCTGCTGCTTGGCGTCGGCCTCGGTGATGGCGGTGACGGCGCGCTTCTGCAGCGCCTGGACCTTCTCGAACTCATCGATGATGAGCTCGGCGGTGCGGCGCAGCGCCTCCATGGGCGCCTGGAGCCCCACCTCGGCGTGCGCGAGCCAGTAGTACGCGTCCAGCGCGCGCGTCACCGAACCAATCAGATCCTCATAGATGCGGCGGGTGGGCTTCTCGGACTTCGCGCTGCGCTGCAGGGTGAGCGCGTCGGAGATGCCGCGCACCAGCTCGGCGTTGCCCACCTTGCCCAGGTAGCCGGGGGCCGCGGGCAGGGCGGCGGCGTGCTCGGCGGAGACGAACGGCGTCTGCCAGATCTGCATCGGGTGGACGCGCGTCGGCTCGTTCGAGGTGGCGCGGAAGAGGGCCAGACACCCGTCCGCGAAGAGGCTGTAGCCGTGCCCGAGCAGCGGGTTCTGCACCTCCTTGCGCACCAGGTTGTACGGGAAGAGGACGTAGCTGCCCTCGTCGCGCCGGTGGAAGATGTAGAGCACGTCCTCGCCGTTGGGCGAGCGGATGGCCTTGGTGAACTCCATGCCCTCCGAGGTGCCCTCGAAAACCTTGAAGTCGCCCGTCTGCAGGTAGAAGCCGCCGGGGAAGATGACGCCCTGGTCCTCCGGGAGCCGGACGCACGCCTGCCCGATGGCGTCGATGCGCACCACGTGCTGTGTGCGCGTGTTGAAGACGAGGTAGCGGTGCTCCTTCTCGCGGAACGGCAGCACGCGCAGCAGAATCAGCGCGCCCACCTGTGAGTAGGCGATCTCCGCGTCATCCAGAGACTGGTCCGCGTCCGCCACGGGCTCGCTGTAGATGCCCAGGCCCGTGCTGGTGTTGTTCTCCACCTTGACGGTGAGGTCGCCCTTCACCGTCTCCACGAAGACCTGATCCAGGATGTTCACGTGCGGGTGGGTGCCCAGCACGTAGTTCTCGCGCCGCGCCACCGTCCACTCGAAGTCGTGTGACGGCGGGAAGACGTGATCGCGCTCGCCCTGGTTGTCGATATAGGTAGCGCGGCCCTCCACATCGACGCTGAAGCGGAACACCTTGATGTCCCGCAGGGTCAGGCCCGTCTGGAAGATGGCCAGCAGCCGCGACTCGGTGCGAACCAGCTGCAGCAGCTTTGCGTCCTTGTAGTACTTGTACAGCTCCCCAAAGTCCTTCACGAACCGGGGATCCGCCAGGAAGCCACCGGCCTCCGTGGTGGGCACAGCGGAGAGATCGAAGCCCTCCGCCGTCTTCTCGAACTTGTGCAGCGAGAAGACGTCCGCGACGGTCGTCTCCTTCTTCAACCCGATGAAGACGTTGTAGCCGAAGAGCAGGTACTTCCCGACGCTGACGATGTCGCGCGGGACGCAGTTGTTCTCCGTGCGGACCCGCTCGTTCCCGATGACGGTGAGCTCGGTGCCACCAAAGAGGGCCTTGCGGCGCGCGTTGAGATCCGCGGCTCGGGTGCCCAGCTCTTCCGCCTGAGCGAGCAAACGGGCGCGGATGACCTCGTAGCTGCCGCCCTCCAGCGTCGTCTCGCCCGCGGGGGCAGTCCCCGCGGGCTTCGCGCCGTCAGTTGCCATGAATGTTCACCGGGAAGGAACGGGTGGGAGCCTAGCCCTGGGACTTCTCAGAGGAGGCCGGCCGGGCGCTGCCCTCGACGATCGGCTGCTGCGGCTGAGCCGCGGCCTGCGGAGCCGGAGCGCTGGTCACCATGCGGTGCAGGAGCGCCGCCACGGCCAGGTTCTGCGCGTCGTTGGTGAGCCCGGGCTTGGAGAGGATCTCCTTCAGATCCGCGGAGAGATCCTTCTCGCCGGACAGGTAGGGCTGGGCCACCGTGCGCAGCGCCTCGCCGTGATCGAGCGCGCCGTCCACCGAGGCGCCAACTGTGACGGCCTTGACGAACCGCTCGAAGAACTGGCCGTCGCCGCCGACGATCTGGAACTTCGCGTGGCTGAAGGCCTCCGCGAGCACCTTGGCCTGAGACTCGGCCACGGACTGACGGACGCGGATGGCCTCGAGCTCCACATCGCGCTCCTTGGCCAGGCGCAGGCGGAACTCCTCGTGCTCCCGGCCCACGCCGTCCAGCGCCTTCATGGAGTTGGCCTTCTCGGCCAGGCCCTTGGCCTCGGCCATGAGCTTCTCCTGGATGGCGACCGCCTCGGCCTCGCCGCGCTTCTGGATGGCGCTGGCCTCGGCCTCTTGGGCACGCGCGTGCGCCAGGCCCTTCTCCTGTTCGCCGGATGCCTCCGCCAGCAGGCGCTTCTGCAGGGCGGCCGCCTCGGCCTCCTGGATGCGCGCCTTGGCGAGACCCTTCTCCTGCTCACCCGCGGCCTCCGCCAGCAGCCGCTCGCGGATGGCCTCGGCCTGGGCATGGCCCTGCTTCTTGATGACCTCGGCCTCGGCCTCCTTCACGCGCACGTTGGCCAGGCCCTGCTTCTCGCTGGCCACGGCGTCCGCCTCCCTCACGCGCACGTTGGCCAGGCCCGGGGCGGCCGTCTCCGCCTGGACGCCCTCGGCCAGCCGCGCCTTCGCCTTGGCCGTCTTGTCGGCGGCCTCGAGGTCCGCCTCGGCCAGGGTGAGCCGCTCCTTGGCCAAGTACTTGGACACCTCGTTGCTGGCCTCGGCGGCCTTGATGTCCTTGACGAGCTTCTCCTGAGCGTGGGCCTCGGCGGTGATGAGCAGCGCGTCCTTGTGGCGCTTGGCCTCGGCCGTCACGCGCAGATCCTTGATGCGCTCCTCCTCCTCGGCCACCGTCTTGTCCACGGCGATGCGCGAGCGGATGACGTCCGCGATGGCCTTCTTCTCCGTCTCGAGCGCCTTCTCCTTGGCGATGCGCTGCAGCTCCGTCTCCCGCTCGCGGTTGATGGCCTCGAGCATCCGATCCTTCTCGACGCGCTCGGTCTCCACACCCACCACGCGCTCGCGGTTCTTCTCCGCGACTTCGACCTGGCGCTGCTTGTTCTGCTCGTTGATGAGGATCTCTTCCTCGGCCTTGATGCGAGCCAGCTCCGACTTGGCGTGCTCCTCGGACTTCACGCGCTCGGCCTCGGACGTCTCGCGGGCCTGGACGCTCTCGATCTCCCGCTTCTGCTTGGCGGCGGCCTCGGTGCGCTGGCGCTCGAGGGCGAAGATGGCCTCGTCCGCCTCCACGTTGCGCTTGGTCATGGCCATGCGCTCGTTCTGCTTCAGCTCGTTGGTGCTGACGTTCTGCACCGTGGTGAGCTCGGTGATCTTCCGGATGCCCTGCGCGTCCAGGATGTTGTCCGGATCGAGCATCTCGACCGGCGTCTGCTCCAGGAAGTCGATGGCGCAGTCCTCCAGCATGTAGCCGTTGAGATCCCGGCCGATCACCTTGACGACCTCGTCCTTGATCTCGTCGCGCTGGGTGTAGAGGTCCTCGAAGTCGAACTTCTTGCCCACCGTCTTGAGGGCCTCGGAGAACTTGGCCTCGAAGAGGTTCTCCAGCGTCTGCTGGTCACTGGCGCGGACGCAGCCGATGGCGCCAGAGACCTTGAGCACGTCCTCGCGCGTCTTGTTCACGCGCACGAAGAAGGTGACCTTGATGTCCGCGCGGATGTTGTCCCTGCAGATCAGGCCCTCCTTGCCGCGCCGGTCGATCTCCACCGTCTTCAGGGAGATGTCCATCACCTCGGCACGGTGGATGATGGGGATGACCACCGCGCCCGTGAAGGTGACGGTCGGCTCGCTCTTGAGCGTGTTGATGATCAGCACCTTGCCCTGATCCACCTGCCGGTAGAAGCGAGCGATGGTGAAGAGGGTGCCGAACAGCAGGACGCTGCCGGCACCGATGGCTCCGGCGACTGTGGGGAGATCCAGATCCATTGCGATCCTTCTAACGTGACAAGCGGCGGGCTGTGGCTGACGCGTCCGGAGTCCCCCGCGAACGGCTCTCCGGACGGCGAATGAAGCGACGGTGAGACGTCGCCAAGAGGGCTAATGGACCCGATCCCGTGCACGGGCGGCGATGGCGGTGGCCTTCGCCGGGTCCTGAATCTGGGCGATCTCCTCTGGGAGGAGGAAATCGACAGGCTCCACCTCGTAGACGTCCCGCGCCGGGTCGTAGCCGAGGATGAGCGCCTGATCGCCGCGCTTGAGCTCATTGTCGCGAGCGCAGAAGACGTTGAGGATGAGCCCGGCGCCGCCATCCGCGAGCGTGGCGTGGCCATGAGCGCCCGTGACGCTGCCGCTGTTGATGGTGCACACGCGGCCCATGAGCGAGTCCCGCCCGGGGGCCTGCTTGGCGATGAAGATGGGGCGCAGCGGCCTCACGGCCAGCGACGCCGCGAGCGTCCCGAGCACCGAGCACAGCACAAAGAGGCCCGCGCCAATGGCAGCCCCCGGCACGAAGGAGCCCAGCAGGTTGTAGGCCGGGCCCCGGGTCGCGATGGAGAGGATCCAGGCCGCGAAGATGACGAAGCTGAAGGAGATCGTCACCGGGATGCCCGCGAAGCCCAGCGAGGCGAAGAGGCCCGACGCATCCCCGTCTACGTCATGATCGTGTCCGGCGTGGCCGTGAGCATCCGCGCCCTCGAAGGCACCCGAGGCGGCCTTGGCGCCACCCTCCAGCATGCCCCCGGCGGCCTTGGCACCACCCTCCAGGAGTCCACCGGCGGCCTTGGCACCGCCCTCCAGGAGTCCACCGGCGGCCTTGGCACCCGCCGAGAGGTCCACATCCCCATCGAGGACGTCGATTCCCACTGCGCCGAGGATGACGCACAGCCAGTACGTCAGCGTCACCCCCATAAGGATGGTGAAGAAGGCGGTGGGGAACGCGAGGATGGACTCGAGGAAGGGAGACATCAGCCCAAGGGTTGGTGTTCCAAGAAAGTCTAGACGATCAGGGGGGCGGCCAGGGAAGCCCCGCCGGACGAATCTGGTCACGCTTGCCTGCCCCTCATGCCACCTGCCTGTAGCGGATTGCAGCAAGGGGGCAGGCTGCGCATCCCAACTGGGCCATGACCCAGATTGAGTGCCTGCAGCAGAAGGGAATCCGGCGACTAGGGAGCCCCCAGCGAGGCTTCCGGTATGTGCGAGCGGACGGGCGCCCGGTCTCTGCCCAGGAGCGCGAGCGGATCCAGGCGCTCAAGCTCCCGCCGGCCTGGAAGGACGTGGCGATCTCGTCGGCGGCGAAGGCGAAGCTGCAGGCCATTGGGAAGGACAACGCGGGCCGGTGGCAGTACCGCTACCACGAGTCCTTTTCGAAGCGGCAGCAGGAGGAGAAGTACAAGCGCATCGTGGGCTTTGCGCGCGCCCTTCCCCGCATGCGGCACCGGGTGAGCGTGGATCTGCGCAAGAAGGGCCTGGGGCGGGACAAGGTGCTGGCGTGCATGCTGCGCATCCTCGGCACGTGCTTCATCCGGCCGGGGAGCCAGGTGTACGCGGAGGAGAACGGCAGCTTCGGGCTGGCCACGCTGCGCGCCAAGCACGTGAAGGTGGTGGGGGACACGGTGCTCTTCGACTTCCCGGGCAAGAGCGGCCAGCAGCAGCACCGGGAGCTGAAGGATCGACGCGTCGCGGTGATCGTGCGGCAACTGCTGAAGGTGCCGGGCCGGGACGTCTTCAAGTTCGTGCTGGATGACGGCCACATCGTGGACGTGCGCCGCCGCCACATCAACGAGTACATCCAGGAAGTGATGGGCCCCGACTACAGCGCCAAGGACTTCCGGACGTGGGGCGGCACGCTGATCTGCGCGTGCGCGCTGGCTCGGGCCCGTCACCGGCTCAATCACGCGGCGGTCGAGGGCTGCGTGAAGGCGGTGAAGAAGACCATGGTGGCCGCGGTGCGCGAGGCCGCCGAGCACCTGGGCAACACGCCAGCGGTGGCGAGGTCCTCGTACATCTACCCGTCGGTCCTGGCGATGTTCGAGCAGGGCAAGGTCGTGGGAAAGTACTTCGAGTCCGTGGAGGAGCTGACGAAGCACGACGCGCCGGAGCTGCACTGCTCGGAGAAGGCGCTGCTGTCGATGCTGAAGGACGGCGCGGCCGTGTGACCCCGGGAGCAGCTCCCGAGGCCCCACGGCCCGATGACACTCAGGGCTTCTTGTCCGAGGGCACTTCACCCGTCAGCACGCAGATGAGCGCGACGGGATCGCACTTCACAGGGAAGATCGGGTTGATGCCCGAGCCGCGCAGCCGGCCCACGTTGTAGTCCGGATACGGATCGCACTTGGTCTCGTCCGGCTTGCCGCTCGTGGCACAGCTCACCACCGGCCAGATGCCCCGCACGGTGTACTCCGCGGTGCACCCGTTCTCCGTGTAGCGCAGGTCCGCGATGAACTGCGTGCCAGGGATCTCCGGCGTGTTGTAGACGCGCAGGCCGGACCACTCGTAGGTGAAGCTCTGGGCCGGGAGGCTGGAAGTGGCGGGCACCTCCAGGCGCGCGGGCGCCAGCTCCGGCACGTCACAGAAGTTGTCCGGCCCCGGAGTCTCGGAGGCCAGGGGACCCAAGGCGTACGGCGCGCCCGCGGTGGCCGCATCGAGCTGGGCGGCATACTGCGTTCGCAGCCGCCCCATCCGGTCCGTGCGAATGGCCACGGTGTCGGGCGCCGAGGGATCCTGGTTGAAGTACTTCTGCAGGCCCACGGGCTCCGACTTGAGCTGGGTGCACAGGCGAGCCGGATCCGGACTCCCCTCCTTCAAGGTGTAGGTGGCCGCGAAGGAGCCCGTGGAGCCATCCGAGACGGCCCTCGCCACCGAGCACTGCCGCTCGGGATCCTCGGTGTTGCACGCGCTGAGTACGGCGGCCAGGGCCACCGCGCTCACGCTCATTCCCATCAGGTCGCGCTTCATGGAAGGTGTTCTCCGGGAAGGGGCTAGAAGCTGAGCTTCGCGCCGAGGCGAATGGACCGAGGCGCCTGGTAGGCGGTCGGCTTGCCGAAGTTGGGGTTGATGTC
It encodes:
- a CDS encoding YebC/PmpR family DNA-binding transcriptional regulator produces the protein MGRIFETRKATMFARWNKMAKVFTRVSKDIAIAVKAGGPNPDSNPALRRALQNARAANMPKDKVEGAIKRASGQDAASYDVVLYEGYAPHGVAVIVETATDNVVRTVANVRMRFKRNEGSMGNTGSVAFQFKRMGVFRLSPEGVDQEALELDLIDHGLEEMGEGTGEKGEKQIVIRCAFNDFGKLQSAIEARGLTVVSADSEYIPTTPVELPEDKATEVLKLVDDLEQDEDVQRVFHNLG
- a CDS encoding DNA repair ATPase gives rise to the protein MATDGAKPAGTAPAGETTLEGGSYEVIRARLLAQAEELGTRAADLNARRKALFGGTELTVIGNERVRTENNCVPRDIVSVGKYLLFGYNVFIGLKKETTVADVFSLHKFEKTAEGFDLSAVPTTEAGGFLADPRFVKDFGELYKYYKDAKLLQLVRTESRLLAIFQTGLTLRDIKVFRFSVDVEGRATYIDNQGERDHVFPPSHDFEWTVARRENYVLGTHPHVNILDQVFVETVKGDLTVKVENNTSTGLGIYSEPVADADQSLDDAEIAYSQVGALILLRVLPFREKEHRYLVFNTRTQHVVRIDAIGQACVRLPEDQGVIFPGGFYLQTGDFKVFEGTSEGMEFTKAIRSPNGEDVLYIFHRRDEGSYVLFPYNLVRKEVQNPLLGHGYSLFADGCLALFRATSNEPTRVHPMQIWQTPFVSAEHAAALPAAPGYLGKVGNAELVRGISDALTLQRSAKSEKPTRRIYEDLIGSVTRALDAYYWLAHAEVGLQAPMEALRRTAELIIDEFEKVQALQKRAVTAITEADAKQQALVLKVRPEELTNAEAYMQALTELRQQRGHLISLKEIRYIELSRVEALEKQVVEETDRVSADCVNFFQKGEALQPVGDRLDVLLGRLEPVQTTSELAPLAEDIEKVGKGLEVLGEVVGGLQVGDPLARAKILEGVSELFSRLNRVRAGLQVKRKELVGREKRAEFGAQFKLLAQNIESGLSVADTPEKCDEGMSRITVQLEELEGRFGEFDEFLGPITQKREELIEAFGAKKQALVDERQRRAQNLFSAAERILVGVQRRAKSFKSDDELNTYFASDTMVQKLRQLSEQLMELQDSVRADEVLSRVKSARQDALRALRDRQDLFEDGQSVIKFGKYRFNVNTQPLELTLLPRDGVLYLQLTGTDYAQRLEDPELEKYKELWDQHLVSETREVYRSEYLASNMLADVEEGRSSVSLLALHESAADGTLLERVRAYSAEKFDEGYERGIHDSDAAAILEKLLTLHKGAGLLRFAPTPRAWAALYWAFDSDDAARTILHRRARSLARLRSVFSSAAELTVLGNELGDHVGAFLTANKIAHSIAEARQAGRYLVEELGAERPRFTTSAEAVAVKDAFLGQLDRKGNRPAFEDDLRGLEKNLPERLRIARAWVDAYLAQREGGAGDAAHVAAEAAVLLLTERKLDRQEAGALTSLEVTGLLGQHPRITDRKMMLRLDEFLARLGEFRQLRVPAYHAYRGLLRDLLERERRKLRLEELSPKVLTSFVRNQLIDGVYLPLIGANLAKQLGAAGENKRTDRMGMLLLMSPPGYGKTTLMEYVASRLGLTFVKVNGPALGHSVKSLDPAEAPNATARQEVERINLSFEMGNNVMLYLDDIQHTDSELLQKFISLCDGQRRIEGVWNGRTRTYDLRGKKFCVVMAGNPYTETGERFKIPDMLANRADTYNLGDILDGKEDLFSLSYIENSLTSNSALAPLATRDQGDIHKFIRMSRGEEVNTGELSYGYAAAEIQEITAVLERLFRVQKVLLKVNLQYIASAAQDERFRSEPAFKLQGSYRNMNKLAEKVVAAMTDEELERLIDDHYQGESQTLTTAAEQNLLKLSEMRGRLTPEKSKRWEEIKQGFARIKRMGGKEDDPVARVTGQLSAIEEQLGVVGQAVSQAAETVRKGQQERKPGPDPVATVTPRLEALREAVLEVAKVAREVKETPPPAPVVNVTSGTDLTPYLQHLAKVMKALAERSIQAPAAAPAAAAPPPDLGPYMEQLTKAVAAMSERQVQMAPALQRAASAPIPVDLPRQVALIQAALEPLERAAKRSLQSGEEDLKAMQVWQSVTEALALVQVIMQLR
- a CDS encoding flotillin family protein, producing MDLDLPTVAGAIGAGSVLLFGTLFTIARFYRQVDQGKVLIINTLKSEPTVTFTGAVVIPIIHRAEVMDISLKTVEIDRRGKEGLICRDNIRADIKVTFFVRVNKTREDVLKVSGAIGCVRASDQQTLENLFEAKFSEALKTVGKKFDFEDLYTQRDEIKDEVVKVIGRDLNGYMLEDCAIDFLEQTPVEMLDPDNILDAQGIRKITELTTVQNVSTNELKQNERMAMTKRNVEADEAIFALERQRTEAAAKQKREIESVQARETSEAERVKSEEHAKSELARIKAEEEILINEQNKQRQVEVAEKNRERVVGVETERVEKDRMLEAINRERETELQRIAKEKALETEKKAIADVIRSRIAVDKTVAEEEERIKDLRVTAEAKRHKDALLITAEAHAQEKLVKDIKAAEASNEVSKYLAKERLTLAEADLEAADKTAKAKARLAEGVQAETAAPGLANVRVREADAVASEKQGLANVRVKEAEAEVIKKQGHAQAEAIRERLLAEAAGEQEKGLAKARIQEAEAAALQKRLLAEASGEQEKGLAHARAQEAEASAIQKRGEAEAVAIQEKLMAEAKGLAEKANSMKALDGVGREHEEFRLRLAKERDVELEAIRVRQSVAESQAKVLAEAFSHAKFQIVGGDGQFFERFVKAVTVGASVDGALDHGEALRTVAQPYLSGEKDLSADLKEILSKPGLTNDAQNLAVAALLHRMVTSAPAPQAAAQPQQPIVEGSARPASSEKSQG
- a CDS encoding DNA topoisomerase IB, which gives rise to MTQIECLQQKGIRRLGSPQRGFRYVRADGRPVSAQERERIQALKLPPAWKDVAISSAAKAKLQAIGKDNAGRWQYRYHESFSKRQQEEKYKRIVGFARALPRMRHRVSVDLRKKGLGRDKVLACMLRILGTCFIRPGSQVYAEENGSFGLATLRAKHVKVVGDTVLFDFPGKSGQQQHRELKDRRVAVIVRQLLKVPGRDVFKFVLDDGHIVDVRRRHINEYIQEVMGPDYSAKDFRTWGGTLICACALARARHRLNHAAVEGCVKAVKKTMVAAVREAAEHLGNTPAVARSSYIYPSVLAMFEQGKVVGKYFESVEELTKHDAPELHCSEKALLSMLKDGAAV